A stretch of the Archangium violaceum genome encodes the following:
- a CDS encoding stage II sporulation protein M, with protein MAAPLPAFVARRRPDWDALKDLLDRQRAGSLRLEELRTLDVLYRRAASDLALAQTFYAGTDVHRFLNQLCGQAYAAIYQPPRERLASTLAFFRHDFPRALRANGAFVAASAGLFLLGILLGAVVVLLEPRGAELLVPENLRDSIARKEMWTDGILSVSPPNAVASGIATNNLTVLIVTFASGLLLGLGTVFALLNNGVHLGSVAALCVHEGMGPKLFDFIAAHGPVELSIIVIAGGAGLMVGQALIDPGELPRAQALARRGREAVKLVLGCAPFLALIAVVEGFVSPGDFFPSWVKGLLGLALGAFFWLYLLRAGRGEATSRGVS; from the coding sequence GTGGCCGCGCCCCTGCCCGCCTTCGTCGCCCGCCGCCGCCCCGACTGGGACGCGCTGAAGGACCTGCTCGACCGGCAGCGCGCGGGCTCCCTGCGCCTGGAGGAGCTGCGCACGCTCGATGTCCTCTACCGCCGGGCGGCCTCGGATCTGGCGCTCGCGCAGACGTTCTACGCGGGCACGGACGTGCACCGCTTCCTCAACCAGCTGTGCGGCCAGGCCTACGCCGCCATCTACCAGCCACCTCGCGAGCGGTTGGCCTCCACCCTGGCCTTCTTCCGCCACGACTTCCCGCGAGCCCTGCGCGCCAACGGCGCCTTCGTGGCCGCCAGCGCGGGCCTCTTCCTGCTCGGCATCCTCCTGGGAGCGGTGGTGGTGCTGCTGGAGCCGCGGGGCGCGGAGCTGCTCGTCCCCGAGAACCTGCGCGACTCCATCGCCCGGAAGGAGATGTGGACGGACGGCATCCTCTCGGTGTCGCCGCCCAACGCGGTGGCCTCGGGCATCGCCACCAACAACCTCACGGTGCTCATCGTCACCTTCGCCTCGGGCCTGTTGCTGGGGCTGGGCACGGTCTTCGCGCTGCTCAACAACGGCGTGCACCTGGGCTCGGTGGCCGCGCTGTGCGTGCACGAGGGCATGGGCCCCAAGTTGTTCGACTTCATCGCCGCCCACGGGCCCGTGGAGCTGTCCATCATCGTCATCGCCGGCGGCGCGGGGCTCATGGTGGGCCAGGCCCTCATCGACCCCGGCGAGCTGCCCCGAGCACAGGCCCTGGCTCGGCGGGGGCGCGAGGCCGTGAAGCTCGTGCTCGGCTGCGCGCCCTTCCTCGCCCTCATCGCCGTGGTGGAGGGCTTCGTGTCCCCCGGTGATTTCTTCCCCTCGTGGGTGAAGGGACTGCTGGGCCTGGCGCTCGGGGCCTTCTTCTGGCTCTACCTGCTGCGCGCCGGCAGGGGCGAGGCCACGTCCCGCGGAGTCTCCTGA
- a CDS encoding RDD family protein, with protein MDSAASPSLDVATPERVSLSLPVAGIGYRCLAYLADLCLLFLFWIVAYFTFTLMVSDVLGFLKGLSGFTRTLMVVGVFATQWVYWTLAEVLMGGQTPGKRLVGIRVVRVDGSPVGVLESAVRNLVRLVDSLPFVYAIGILSVLLTRQHQRLGDILAGTLLVREERIDLDKYTTPATEASAVPAPAGSVRLASEDLELILSFLTRAPGLEPAARTRLGTKLVERYGGLDEAERAAVLASPATIEAFLRARVQTER; from the coding sequence ATGGATTCCGCCGCTTCTCCGAGCCTCGATGTCGCCACGCCCGAGCGGGTGTCGCTCTCGCTGCCCGTGGCCGGCATCGGCTACCGATGCCTCGCCTACCTGGCAGACCTCTGCCTCCTCTTCCTCTTCTGGATCGTCGCCTACTTCACCTTCACCCTGATGGTGAGCGACGTGCTGGGCTTCCTGAAGGGGCTGTCCGGCTTCACGCGGACCCTGATGGTGGTGGGGGTGTTCGCCACCCAGTGGGTGTACTGGACATTGGCCGAGGTGCTCATGGGCGGGCAGACGCCGGGCAAGCGCCTCGTCGGCATCCGGGTGGTGCGCGTGGATGGCTCGCCCGTGGGCGTGCTGGAGAGCGCGGTGCGCAACCTGGTGCGGCTGGTGGACTCCCTCCCCTTCGTCTACGCCATCGGGATCCTCAGCGTGCTGCTGACGCGCCAGCACCAGCGGTTGGGGGACATCCTCGCCGGCACCCTGCTGGTGCGCGAGGAGCGGATCGATCTGGACAAGTACACGACCCCCGCCACCGAGGCATCCGCCGTGCCCGCGCCTGCCGGCTCCGTGCGGCTCGCCTCGGAGGACCTGGAGCTCATCCTCTCCTTCCTCACCCGGGCGCCAGGGCTCGAGCCCGCGGCCCGGACGCGCCTGGGGACGAAGCTGGTGGAACGGTATGGAGGGCTCGACGAGGCGGAGCGCGCCGCCGTGCTCGCCTCGCCCGCGACGATCGAGGCCTTCCTGAGGGCCCGCGTCCAGACGGAGCGCTGA